Genomic DNA from Luteolibacter arcticus:
GATGATCTTCCCGGGCTTGTAGCTCTTGCGCGAATTGTCCACCGCACCACAGCGGACGAGCTCCATCAGCGCGTCATTGAACATGCCCGAGTGAATGCCAAGCTGGCGGTGCTTCGTGAGCGCGCGAGCGACAGCCTCGGGCGTGTTACCCAGCCCCACCTGAAGTGTGGCGCCATCGTCAATCAACTGCGCGGCATACCGGCCGATGCGCTCCTGGCGTTCATCGAGCTCCGCCACCTCTGCCTCGGGCAGAGGAGCGGCATGCTTCACGAAAAAGTCGATGTCCTTGACCGAGATCAAGCTGTCGCCGCCGGTGCGAGGCATCTTCGGATTCACCTGGGCGATCACGAGGCGGGCGCACTTCACCGCGGCGCGGGTGACATCCACGCTCACGCCGAGCGAGCACTTCCCATTCTCATCCGGCGGCGTGACCTGAACCAATGCCACATCGAGCGGCGTGCGCCCGCTTTGGAAGAGCGCGGGCACTTCCGACATCGCGCAGGGCGTGTAGTCCGCCTGGCCGCGCTCGACCGCCTCGCGCAACGCAGGCGTGAGGAAAAAGGAATTCGTGCGAATGACCTGCTCGTATCGCGGCTCGATCCACGGCGTGGGACCGAGCCCATGGATGTGGACGATTTCGAGGTCCACGAAGCGGTCGGCATGACGCAGCATCGAGGCTACCAGGGCCTGCGGCACCGCGGCCCCGCCACCGATGAAGACGCGGCTGCCCGGGCGCAGCAAGCGCGGCCAATCGCGTTCATCAAGGGGCGTCACGCCGCGACGCTAACATGCCTGGCAACAGAGGCGAAAATTTCCCAAGGAAATTCGCCCAGCGGTGTCATGCTTCATGAACCCGTGATGAAAGCCTTCGCCCTGCTACCGCTCCTTTCGTGTCTCGCCTTCGCCGCCGAGCCGGTGAAAACCAATGCCCAACTGCCGGAGGACCAGATCATCTTTCCCCAGCCGGAGACGGCCGAGGGCGTGAAAATCACCGCGTCCTTGAAAAGCGACACCGTGGTCAGCGAGGTGATCCAGGGAAATTGGATCCGCACCGAGCATCTGCTGACCTATGAGGTCACAAAGGCCGACGCCGGCTTTCCGCACAAGGAGCTGACTTTCGTGTGCCGGGACCAGAACCCCACCCCGGAGTCGGGCATCATGGTCAAGAAAGTGCCGTGGCCTTTCCAGAAAGGCAGCATGACTTTCTCCGTGAGCCGGGACGAGTCAGTCCGCCACACGCCTTACTTCAATATCGCTCGCTACGACGCGATCGAACCGCAGAAATGATCATGAAGACTATTGCCCTGACTACCGCCCTCATCACCGCTGCCAGCGCCGAAACCGCGCTGACGATTTACAACCAGAACCTGGCCGTGGTGCGCGAGTCGGTCCCGCTGGAGCTGAAGGCCGGCGAAAACCCGCTGACCTTCGACCGCGCGACGGCTCAGGTACTTCCAGACTCGGTGGTTCTGCGCGACCCCACGGGCAAGGCCGCCTTCTCGATCCTCGAGCAAAGCTACCGCAATGACCCGGTGAGCAAATGGCTGCTGCTCCAGCACTTCGAGGGTCAGGTGATCGACTTCCGCACCACCTACCCCGATGGCAAGGTCGAGGTGAAGCCCGGCAAGATTGTCCGCTCCGGCTACGTGCCCGGAGGCCAGCCGCAGGAACCCATCATCGAGGTCGAGGGCAAGCTGCGCTTCCAGCTTCCCGGCGAGCCGCTGTTCCCGGCACTCGGCGATGGCTCAATCCTGCGGCCCACGCTGGGCTGGCAGATCCAGAGCGCGGCGGATGCGAAGTTCGATGCCCAGCTCTCCTACCTCAGCAACGGCTTTTCCTGGGAGGCGGACTACAACCTCGTCGCGCCGGAGAAGAGCGACACCGTCACCCTGACCGGCTGGGTGACCGTGAACAACCAGAGCGGCACGGGCTTCAACCAGGCCAGGATCAAACTGGTGGCCGGTGAGGTGAATATCGTCCAACCGAACGTCCCGGTGGATTCCTCGCGCATGGCCATGCGGCTGAAAAGCATGTCCGACGCCGCACCGGCGGTGCAGGAGAAGGCCTTCGATGACTTCCACCTCTACACACTCCAGCGGCCGCTGACGATCCGCGACAAGGAAACGAAGCAGGTCGAGTTCCTCCGCGCACCGGAGGTGAAGGCGATGAAGAAGTATGTCTATGATGCGGCTTCCATGCGCTTTTTCGGCGGCGGTCCGCAGACGCAGCCGATCCAAGGACAGGAATTCCCGAAGGACGTGGCCATCTACTGGGAGTTCAAGAACGAGGAAGCCAATGGCCTCGGTGTGCCCCTGCCCGCGGGCCGGGTTCGCTTCTACCGCTCCGATGACCAGGACGGAAACCTCGAGTTCGTCGGGGAAAACGACATCGACCACACCCCTCGCAACGAGAATGTCTCGGTCTACACCGGCAATGCCTTCGACCTCGTCGGCGAGCGGAAGATCACCAACTTCCAGCGCGACGACCGAGCGGAGTGGATGAAGGAAACCGTCGAGGTCACGGTGAAAAACCGCTCGAAGGAACCCAAGGAAATCGTCGTCCGCGAGCACCTGTGGCGCTGGCTGGAGTGGAAGCTCGAGGATGTCTCGATGGAGTCCGTGAAGAAGGACGCACAGACCATCGAATTCACCGTGAAGCTGGCGCCGGATGAGGAGAAGAAGGTGACCTACACCGCGCACTACACGTGGTGAAAGGCCACTTATCGCCGCAAAAGGCGCGCGGGTTTCGTCCCAACGGGACGGCTCATAACAGCCCGGCACGAAGTGCCGGGTGGGAAGGCGATAGCGACCGCGTCACAACGTGACGCCTCATGCGTCTAACAGCTGCGTTCCCGGCCCGGCTCCAAAACCCATCGAATGGGGCTCTGGGTCGGACAAATGCGGGACCGAAACCGACGCGCGGGAGTTTTGGATAAGACCGCCGCCCCCCGCATGAAGTTTCCCGTTGGGAGACCAATCCCTTGTCTGCATGGCCCGGCACTTCGTGCCGGGCTTCTATAAGTTGTCCCGTTGGGACATAGAGATTCCGCCGCAGCCCCTCTACTTCCGGAAGCAATCCACCGTGTGGTCATTCACCATGCCCACCGCCTGCATGTAGGCATACATCGTGGTGGAGCCCACGAAGTTGAAGCCCGCCTTGCGCAGCGCCTTGCTGAGCGCATCCGACTCCGCCGTCGTCGTGGGAAAATCGCCCATCGCCTTGAAGCGGTTCACCTTCGGCTTGCCGCCGATGAAGCTCCAGATCCACTCCACCGGATCCCCTTCCCGCTCGCGCAGGGCCAGCCAAGACTTGGCGTTCTCGCGCACGGCGAAGATCTTCCCGCGGTGGCGGATGATGCCCGGATCGAGCACCAGCTTGTCCAACTGGCCATCCTTCATCTTTGCCACCTCGTCGGGCTCGAAATTGCGGAAGACCTCGCGGTAGCGCTCGCGCTTCTGGAGCACCGTCCACCACGACAAGCCCGCCTGCGCGCCTTCTAGGCAGATCATCTCAAAAAGGTAGCGCTCCTCCCGCGACGGCACGCCCCACTCGGTGTCGTGGTAGGCGACGTACAGCGGCTTGTCGACGGGAAGCCAAGGGCAGCGGGTCATGGGCGAAGCTTGAATCCGCCTCCAACGACCTCAAGCCAGCATCACGGCAATTTCCCGCCGGCGCCGGGATCGACATCCAGCTTGCGCCCCCGGTGGATGGCGGATCGCTTGGCCGGGCTTGCTCTTGGGCAGCATGCGCGCAACGCGAGGCGGTCGACAAGAGGATCAATTTGAAAGCTTGTCGCCGCCGGATGCGACGGCTTGGTCGCCTGACATCTTTATCGCGGCTGCAGGGCGATGTCGTAGGCTTTGGTCTGCTTGGCCAATGTGAAAACCAAGCTGCCGGGAGCATTGAGATTCCCGTTCAAGAGCAGACGCCCATCCGAATGCCGGATGAAAATGTCGCCTTTGCTTGATACCGCCCATCGAAGATCGGCACTTCGCCCTCCTTTCGCATCAAAACCCACCGCGACGTGATCCGCCTCGAAACGGATGGTCCCGAGCTTCATGTCCGAGGGGAAATCAACATCGCTGAGTTCGGCCGTCTTGCCAATCAACTGGCGCGAGACTTCCTCCCCGTCCCGCTGCACGGGTGGCCGGCTGTAAAAATCGGCGACCAAAGTCTGGATATAGCGAATGGTTGCCTTGTTGCCATCGACGGCGAGAGCAATGGACTTCGAGTCATAGCGCAAGGTGTCGGACCCGGCGATCGGAGCACCGGCATTGATGAGCGCCTCCTTGAGGGTGGATCCTCCGTATTCGCTCTTGAAGTCCATCTCAACCCCTGGAGACGCTGGAATCATGGCGGTGTCTGCGTGCACATTTCCGATAAGCGCAGCTACGATGAGGAATGCTGATCTGGTTTTCATTGCTTTTTAACGAGGTCAATTTTTGGGCGAACGGTCAAGGCGAGGCACGGAGCGCGGCGAAGGCTTCACCTCCAGTTTCGTCACGCGAAATGCCGCCACACGGATAGGGGGAAGGGCGTTGAGCTTGATCGATGGACCGCCGGGGAATTCCCCCATGCTCTCGTGATCCGGGCCATCGGGGATGCGTTGGAATTTCCACTCCCCGGGCCGCAGTTCGCCTTCGAAGGGCATCGCCCTCGCATCCTTCTCGCGCACGGCGGGGGAGTGGAACTCACACTTCAGGCTGATGTTGGACTCCACCACGGTCAGCGTTCCTTCCAGCTCTGCCAGCCGGCGATCATGATAGTCCTCGTTTTTGATCTTGGCGAGTTTGCCCGCACCGGTGGCGACGCGGAAGGGCTGATCCGACAGGCAGACGATGCCGTAGGAAAACCACCGGCCCATCGTTTCGGCGGCAAGCGCGGCTTGCTGGGGATCGGCCTGCTCAATCTTCTCCAGCATGGCATCGGGCAAGGAACCATACCTCACCTCCAGCCGCCATGGGGCCTTCGGATCGTTGCCAAACGGCAGGTCCCCGGGCGGCGCTTCTGCCTTCGCGGCCCCGGCTGCGGCCTGCGGCGATTCGAGGTAGCACCAGATCGGACGATTCTGGTGGTGCGGGACCTGCCAGTCCGTGACCTGCTGCCAGGTATTCGGGCAAAGCGGGAAAGCCAGCCCGGAAGTACGAAACCGATAGTAGCTTTGGTCCAGTGCCGGCTCCAGGGTATCGATGTCGAAGAGCAAGTGGGCGGCATCGCCTTCGCCGGCCTTCCTCACCTCGAGGGTGGTGCCGCCTTGGTCCAGGCTCTTGCGTTCGCCGCCTCGTAGCGGAGTGCCGGCCCGGTTGACGCTCGTGACTTCGCTCGACAAGGGAAGCTGCCAGTGAACGAGCAGGTCCTCGGTGGGCTTGCCCTCGCGGGTCATCATGACCGCTCTCTCGCCCGGTAGTTCGGGATTCCCAGCCCGCCGTTTCAATTCTTCCCCCACTTCCTCCCGGTGACCGGAGCCGAAGATTGCGATGTGGAGGATTTCCTCCGACAGCGCGCGTTCCGCACTGCCTGCCAGTAGGAGGCTGAAAAGGAAGAGAGGAAGCGAGACTCTC
This window encodes:
- a CDS encoding DUF4139 domain-containing protein, coding for MKTIALTTALITAASAETALTIYNQNLAVVRESVPLELKAGENPLTFDRATAQVLPDSVVLRDPTGKAAFSILEQSYRNDPVSKWLLLQHFEGQVIDFRTTYPDGKVEVKPGKIVRSGYVPGGQPQEPIIEVEGKLRFQLPGEPLFPALGDGSILRPTLGWQIQSAADAKFDAQLSYLSNGFSWEADYNLVAPEKSDTVTLTGWVTVNNQSGTGFNQARIKLVAGEVNIVQPNVPVDSSRMAMRLKSMSDAAPAVQEKAFDDFHLYTLQRPLTIRDKETKQVEFLRAPEVKAMKKYVYDAASMRFFGGGPQTQPIQGQEFPKDVAIYWEFKNEEANGLGVPLPAGRVRFYRSDDQDGNLEFVGENDIDHTPRNENVSVYTGNAFDLVGERKITNFQRDDRAEWMKETVEVTVKNRSKEPKEIVVREHLWRWLEWKLEDVSMESVKKDAQTIEFTVKLAPDEEKKVTYTAHYTW
- a CDS encoding DNA-3-methyladenine glycosylase I → MTRCPWLPVDKPLYVAYHDTEWGVPSREERYLFEMICLEGAQAGLSWWTVLQKRERYREVFRNFEPDEVAKMKDGQLDKLVLDPGIIRHRGKIFAVRENAKSWLALREREGDPVEWIWSFIGGKPKVNRFKAMGDFPTTTAESDALSKALRKAGFNFVGSTTMYAYMQAVGMVNDHTVDCFRK